A single region of the Phycisphaerae bacterium RAS1 genome encodes:
- the mucD_1 gene encoding putative periplasmic serine endoprotease DegP-like precursor codes for MTRRSPVQRPLVLLFLAGILGSGASGFAQDRAPRDAADALTLLSRSFGRASQSAKDSVVHIRVAGMKVDEARLRRDVRAREELRQKLLELRGFLGDNANENANENAGGEEQLTEEDVEELVDMLQRLASQMPPASGSGIIFDSAGFILTNHHVVDNRAEIRVVLPDKRELEATLVGSDAKTDLAVIRIEASGLKPLPFADSSKVEVGDFVLAVGSPFGLTHSVTHGIVSAVGRSRVPGIDIDYQDFIQTDAAINPGNSGGPLLNLRGEVVGVNCAIATSSGYNAGVAFTIPSNRAQNIARQLRQSGAVARGWMGIAMDELDDADRGVFEVPSGRGVLVRSVFENSPADKAGLDVEDVMIAVNGTQVASVDQIRGLIAEISPGETVKIEVVRDRQRRDVSLLLDRQPDDIRTFDRVNASRSTRGIPRLGLQVRTLRPGTPAFDVNERGVLVLAARDVEDFENYPLVVGCNGKPVGTVGELQKALEPVKAGEKVRLQVLNPRGDRKLVELTAAAD; via the coding sequence ATGACCCGCCGAAGTCCGGTTCAGCGACCGCTCGTTCTGTTGTTCCTCGCGGGAATCCTCGGCAGCGGAGCGTCAGGATTCGCGCAGGATCGGGCGCCGCGCGACGCCGCCGACGCGCTGACCCTGCTCTCGCGCAGCTTCGGCCGCGCCAGCCAATCGGCCAAGGACAGCGTGGTCCACATCCGTGTGGCGGGGATGAAAGTCGATGAGGCCCGGCTGCGGCGGGACGTGCGCGCACGAGAGGAACTTCGACAGAAGCTGCTTGAACTGCGCGGGTTCCTGGGCGACAACGCCAACGAGAACGCCAACGAAAACGCCGGCGGCGAAGAACAACTCACCGAGGAGGACGTCGAGGAACTGGTGGACATGCTGCAGCGGCTGGCGTCGCAGATGCCGCCCGCGTCGGGCAGCGGGATCATCTTTGACAGCGCCGGCTTCATCCTGACGAACCACCACGTGGTTGACAACCGCGCGGAAATTCGCGTCGTCCTGCCGGACAAGCGCGAGCTCGAGGCGACGCTGGTCGGCAGCGACGCCAAGACCGACCTGGCGGTGATTCGGATCGAGGCTTCCGGGCTGAAACCGCTGCCGTTTGCAGACTCATCGAAGGTCGAGGTGGGCGATTTTGTGCTGGCGGTCGGCTCGCCCTTCGGCCTGACGCACTCCGTGACGCACGGCATCGTCAGCGCCGTGGGCCGTTCGCGCGTGCCGGGGATTGACATCGACTATCAGGACTTCATCCAGACCGACGCGGCGATCAACCCTGGAAACTCCGGCGGCCCGCTGCTCAATCTCCGCGGGGAGGTTGTCGGGGTGAACTGCGCCATCGCGACCAGCAGCGGCTACAACGCCGGCGTCGCGTTCACCATTCCGTCCAACCGGGCGCAGAACATCGCCCGGCAGCTTCGCCAGTCGGGCGCGGTGGCCCGCGGCTGGATGGGAATCGCCATGGATGAGCTCGACGACGCGGACCGCGGCGTCTTCGAGGTGCCCAGCGGCCGCGGCGTGCTGGTGCGGTCGGTGTTCGAAAACTCGCCGGCGGACAAGGCCGGGTTGGACGTCGAAGACGTCATGATTGCCGTCAACGGAACGCAGGTCGCCAGCGTGGATCAGATTCGCGGGCTCATCGCGGAAATCAGCCCCGGCGAGACGGTGAAGATCGAGGTCGTGCGCGACCGCCAGCGGCGCGACGTGTCGCTGCTGCTGGACCGCCAGCCCGACGACATCCGTACCTTTGACCGCGTGAATGCGTCGCGCAGCACGCGGGGCATCCCGCGGCTTGGCCTGCAGGTCCGGACGCTTCGCCCCGGTACGCCGGCCTTCGATGTGAATGAGCGCGGCGTGTTGGTGCTGGCGGCCCGGGATGTCGAAGATTTCGAGAATTATCCGCTGGTCGTGGGTTGCAACGGAAAGCCGGTGGGCACGGTCGGCGAATTGCAGAAGGCGCTTGAGCCGGTGAAGGCCGGCGAGAAGGTGCGCCTGCAGGTTCTGAACCCCAGGGGCGATCGAAAACTGGTTGAGCTGACGGCCGCGGCGGATTAG
- the efp_2 gene encoding Elongation factor P yields MNVPVKRGMLLHHQGHYFFVDDIQERHSGKQKPTVHVALRDALDARHVERTLDELLPVDAVDATMRPMQYLFHRGDHFIFMDAQTFEEIELGGSQLHGCEPFLKEGDEFRVLFAGPQPLRLEMPEIVTLRVSNTAAPSHAVGAAGSVMKEATLENALEVRVPLFIKVGDKIRVDTRTRDYAGKEQA; encoded by the coding sequence ATGAACGTTCCTGTCAAGCGCGGCATGCTTCTGCATCACCAGGGGCATTATTTCTTCGTGGACGACATTCAGGAGCGGCACAGCGGCAAGCAGAAGCCGACCGTGCACGTCGCCCTGCGCGATGCGCTCGACGCCCGCCACGTCGAACGCACGCTCGACGAGCTGCTGCCGGTGGATGCGGTCGACGCGACCATGCGGCCGATGCAATACCTCTTTCACCGCGGCGATCACTTCATCTTCATGGACGCCCAGACGTTTGAAGAGATCGAGCTGGGCGGGTCGCAGCTTCATGGCTGCGAGCCGTTTCTGAAGGAGGGCGACGAGTTCCGCGTGCTTTTCGCCGGCCCACAGCCCCTGCGGCTGGAGATGCCCGAAATCGTAACGCTGCGCGTGTCGAACACCGCCGCGCCGTCGCACGCTGTCGGGGCGGCCGGCAGCGTGATGAAGGAGGCGACGCTCGAGAACGCCCTGGAGGTGCGCGTACCGCTGTTCATCAAGGTCGGCGACAAAATCCGAGTGGACACACGGACGCGCGACTACGCGGGCAAGGAGCAGGCCTGA
- the moaA_3 gene encoding Cyclic pyranopterin monophosphate synthase, producing MDRSSLGKKLHLARAYVTGSPVWCAWQVNYRCNFRCSFCHYWIDPMGDQPETTPEQFSLGAEKLASLGSLMISLAGGEPFIRHDIPDIVSRLARWHFPFVTTNGWFMTRELARELWNAGLWGASVSIDYADAAKHDAKRGMPGCYDKALAAIEHLSATRTHKHQRVNWMSVLMEDNLDQIEPMIRMAAKHGAYFMVQPYGVRKTGSTKYLHDKDAGVSSHLLRLRAKYSNFLSNPYFLSRFDDALNGGVGGCKAGRGFFNIDSTGDIAVCVEERGHPVANLFQHSAREIVRRLRGDDTPEKCTACWYNCRGEVESLYNPVGVLKSLPTLLFDRGRPAVAQAAAL from the coding sequence GTGGACCGAAGCTCATTGGGAAAGAAGCTGCACCTGGCGCGGGCATACGTCACCGGCAGCCCGGTCTGGTGCGCGTGGCAGGTCAATTACCGCTGCAATTTCCGCTGCTCGTTCTGCCACTACTGGATCGATCCGATGGGCGACCAGCCGGAAACCACGCCCGAGCAGTTCAGCCTGGGCGCCGAGAAGCTGGCGTCGCTCGGCTCGCTGATGATCAGCCTGGCCGGCGGCGAGCCGTTCATTCGCCATGACATTCCGGACATTGTCTCGCGCCTCGCCCGCTGGCACTTTCCCTTCGTCACCACCAACGGCTGGTTCATGACGCGCGAGCTGGCCCGCGAGCTTTGGAACGCCGGCCTGTGGGGCGCCTCCGTCAGCATCGACTACGCCGACGCCGCGAAACACGACGCCAAGCGCGGCATGCCCGGCTGCTACGACAAGGCCCTGGCGGCGATCGAGCACCTCTCCGCGACGCGCACGCACAAGCACCAGCGCGTCAACTGGATGAGCGTGCTGATGGAGGACAACCTCGACCAGATCGAGCCCATGATCCGCATGGCGGCCAAGCACGGCGCGTATTTCATGGTGCAGCCCTACGGCGTGCGCAAGACCGGCTCCACAAAGTACCTGCACGACAAGGACGCGGGCGTCAGCTCGCACCTGCTGAGGCTGCGGGCCAAGTACTCGAATTTCCTGTCGAACCCGTACTTCCTGTCGCGCTTTGACGACGCCCTGAACGGCGGCGTCGGCGGGTGCAAGGCCGGCCGCGGGTTCTTCAACATCGACTCCACCGGCGACATCGCCGTCTGCGTCGAGGAGCGCGGCCACCCGGTCGCGAACCTGTTCCAGCACTCGGCCCGGGAAATCGTCCGCCGGCTCCGCGGCGACGACACGCCCGAAAAGTGCACGGCTTGCTGGTACAACTGCCGCGGCGAGGTCGAGAGCCTGTACAACCCGGTGGGCGTGCTCAAGAGCCTGCCGACGCTGCTCTTCGACCGCGGCCGCCCGGCGGTAGCGCAGGCCGCCGCGCTGTAG